The Paracoccus sp. MC1862 genome includes a window with the following:
- the alr gene encoding alanine racemase produces MRDTDFRHAGAVLEIDLSAIRHNYRTLRAMVGGTCAAVVKADAYGLGAAAVAQVLYAEGARQFFVAHLDEALALRPALPAGAEVFILNGLPPGAEADCAASGLIPVLNSAAQIDAWAGLARLQGRPLLAVVQVDSGMSRMGLPEDELEAVTATPERLEGITLRLVMSHLACAERQDHAMNRTQLAGFEAARRRLPAAPGSFANSSGIFLGSDFHFDLARPGAALYGIAPVANAPNPMRPVVRLRGRIVQIRDIPAGAQVGYGASWTAERPGRIATVSVGYADGYLRSLSHRAVAHVGEMPVPLVGIVSMDSITLDVTGAPAAVPGGFVDLIGPHNPVDAVATAASTIGYEVLTSLGSRYARAYADALCTERQTA; encoded by the coding sequence ATGCGTGATACCGACTTTCGGCACGCCGGCGCCGTGCTCGAGATCGACCTCTCGGCTATCCGGCACAACTACCGAACCCTCCGCGCCATGGTAGGCGGCACCTGTGCCGCCGTAGTGAAAGCCGACGCTTACGGGCTCGGGGCAGCGGCGGTCGCCCAAGTCCTTTACGCCGAGGGCGCGCGTCAGTTCTTCGTCGCGCATCTGGACGAGGCGCTTGCTCTTCGGCCAGCGCTGCCGGCGGGAGCCGAGGTCTTCATCCTGAACGGCCTCCCGCCGGGTGCTGAGGCGGATTGCGCGGCTTCAGGCCTCATTCCGGTGCTGAACAGTGCGGCCCAGATTGACGCCTGGGCCGGCCTCGCTCGCCTGCAGGGCCGCCCCCTCCTGGCTGTGGTGCAGGTCGACAGCGGCATGTCCCGCATGGGACTTCCCGAGGACGAACTCGAGGCGGTCACGGCCACCCCCGAACGGCTTGAGGGCATCACACTGCGCCTCGTCATGAGTCATCTCGCCTGCGCCGAGCGGCAGGATCACGCAATGAACCGCACCCAGCTTGCCGGCTTCGAGGCGGCACGGCGGCGCCTGCCCGCTGCTCCCGGCAGTTTTGCCAACTCCTCCGGGATTTTCCTCGGCTCGGATTTCCACTTCGATCTGGCCCGCCCCGGTGCGGCGCTCTATGGGATTGCGCCAGTCGCGAATGCGCCAAACCCGATGCGGCCGGTGGTCCGCTTGCGCGGCCGCATTGTGCAGATCCGGGACATCCCGGCCGGGGCGCAGGTTGGTTACGGTGCCAGCTGGACTGCGGAGCGGCCGGGTCGGATTGCCACTGTCTCGGTTGGCTATGCCGATGGCTATCTCCGCAGCCTCAGCCACCGTGCTGTCGCACATGTAGGCGAGATGCCGGTGCCGCTCGTCGGCATCGTCTCGATGGACAGTATCACGCTCGATGTCACCGGTGCGCCAGCGGCCGTTCCAGGCGGTTTCGTCGACCTGATCGGTCCTCACAATCCGGTTGATGCGGTTGCCACTGCGGCCAGCACCATCGGCTATGAAGTTCTCACCTCGCTCGGCAGCCGCTATGCGCGTGCCTATGCCGACGCTCTCTGCACGGAAAGGCAGACGGCATGA
- a CDS encoding Rid family detoxifying hydrolase, with the protein MIPINATGAPAAIGPYCHTVAFGEFVFTSGQIPLDLSGAMPAGIEAQTEQVFDNLEAVLAEANSSLDRVVKATVFVTDLGDFAKLNAIYEKRFGAHKPARSTVQVAALPRGAAVEIELVATLSGA; encoded by the coding sequence ATGATCCCGATCAACGCCACCGGCGCGCCTGCCGCTATCGGACCCTATTGCCACACCGTCGCCTTCGGCGAGTTCGTCTTCACCTCGGGGCAGATTCCGCTCGATCTTTCGGGTGCAATGCCCGCCGGCATCGAGGCGCAGACCGAGCAAGTCTTCGACAACCTCGAAGCAGTGCTCGCTGAAGCCAATAGCAGCCTTGATCGGGTGGTGAAGGCGACCGTCTTCGTCACCGATCTCGGGGACTTCGCCAAGCTCAATGCGATCTACGAAAAGCGCTTTGGCGCCCACAAGCCGGCGCGCTCGACCGTGCAGGTCGCGGCTCTGCCCCGGGGCGCCGCGGTTGAGATCGAACTTGTCGCGACCCTCTCCGGCGCCTGA
- a CDS encoding SOS response-associated peptidase translates to MCNLYNLTTNQQAIRDLARVVQDSTGNLEPELDLYPDRPAPVVRNTASGRELARLTWGMPTPLQFLKAPDAPDTGVTNIRNVASPHWRRWLGVEHRCIVPATAFSEYGQRPDPVTKRKPIVWFALDEIQPLFFFAGIWTPWHGTRGSNRTPRPGRHELFAFLTTEPNAVVKPVHPKAMPVILTTQDEIEAWLTADWTDARALQRPLPNDALSIVSAPARQA, encoded by the coding sequence ATGTGCAACCTGTATAACCTGACCACAAACCAGCAGGCGATCCGGGACTTGGCGCGGGTCGTCCAAGACAGCACCGGCAATCTCGAACCCGAACTCGACCTTTATCCCGACCGTCCGGCGCCTGTGGTGCGCAACACCGCGAGCGGGCGCGAACTCGCCCGGCTGACCTGGGGCATGCCGACGCCGCTGCAGTTCCTCAAGGCGCCGGACGCGCCCGATACGGGCGTCACCAACATCCGCAACGTCGCAAGCCCGCACTGGCGGCGGTGGCTGGGAGTGGAGCATCGCTGCATCGTGCCCGCCACGGCCTTCTCGGAATACGGCCAACGCCCCGATCCGGTCACCAAGCGCAAGCCGATCGTCTGGTTCGCGCTCGACGAGATACAGCCGCTGTTCTTCTTCGCGGGGATCTGGACGCCCTGGCACGGCACGCGGGGATCTAACCGGACGCCGCGACCGGGCCGACATGAGCTTTTCGCCTTTCTCACGACCGAGCCCAATGCTGTGGTCAAGCCGGTTCATCCCAAGGCGATGCCTGTGATCCTGACGACACAGGACGAGATCGAGGCGTGGCTCACGGCGGACTGGACGGACGCAAGGGCACTGCAGCGACCGCTGCCGAATGACGCGCTTTCAATTGTTTCCGCACCTGCTCGGCAGGCCTAG
- a CDS encoding DNA polymerase Y family protein, whose product MGRVASVWLPMWRTDRLRQKAGNAAPQDDVPLVVAGRVGNRRVVTAADAAAQALGLSAGMPVSTAQALVPGLVMVQADPKADAESFGRLAVWVMQRVSLIVAPDPPGDIVLDTTGADHLQGGEATMLEALVGRLVMSGVTARAAVADSWGAAHALARHMADPVFLAPGTAERVLAPLPIQALRLPLATIAGLRTLGFTRTAISGTSPAPRSPAASARTSAAGSTRRWAQWQWSSSPSAPKDLSRCAGSLPSLSPRPRSSPVTFASWSSRCASN is encoded by the coding sequence ATGGGGCGGGTCGCCTCGGTCTGGTTGCCCATGTGGCGGACGGATCGGCTGCGGCAGAAGGCTGGCAACGCCGCGCCACAGGATGACGTGCCGCTGGTAGTGGCCGGGCGCGTCGGCAACCGCCGGGTGGTGACAGCCGCGGATGCGGCGGCGCAAGCCTTGGGTCTCTCAGCGGGCATGCCGGTGAGCACGGCACAGGCGCTGGTGCCGGGGCTGGTCATGGTGCAAGCCGATCCCAAAGCGGATGCAGAAAGCTTTGGGCGGCTGGCGGTCTGGGTCATGCAGCGGGTCTCGCTTATCGTAGCCCCCGATCCGCCCGGCGACATCGTCCTGGACACGACGGGCGCCGACCACCTGCAGGGCGGCGAGGCCACCATGCTGGAGGCGCTGGTTGGACGGCTGGTGATGTCCGGCGTCACTGCCCGTGCGGCGGTTGCGGATAGCTGGGGCGCGGCGCATGCCCTCGCCCGACACATGGCGGATCCAGTCTTCCTTGCCCCCGGCACCGCAGAGCGCGTGTTGGCGCCGCTGCCCATCCAGGCCCTGCGTCTGCCCCTCGCCACGATCGCCGGGTTGCGCACCTTGGGCTTCACCCGCACGGCGATCTCTGGGACCAGCCCCGCGCCCCGCTCACCCGCCGCTTCGGCCCGGACCTCTGCCGCAGGCTCGACCAGGCGCTGGGCGCAGTGGCAGTGGAGTTCGAGCCCGTCCGCCCCGAAGGACTTGTCGCGGTGCGCCGGGTCTTTGCCGAGCCTATCGCCGCGGCCGAGATCATCGCCTGTTACATTCGCAAGCTGGTCGTCGCGCTGTGCGAGCAACTGA
- a CDS encoding CerR family C-terminal domain-containing protein, producing MSQPVHPTITQLVAAGVHLFGRDGFEATSTRAIAAKAGTNISSIAYHFGGKEGLRLACADAVAASIGQVAQAIPAEPGAIGRDQARRSLRRLMRRIVTFLMTPAAADVVGFLLRELAIPDSPVLDRLCARLIEPRHRALCLLWGAATGSDPDSEDTRLAVFSLVGQAAYFRLAAPLVQRRMGWPGYSRREARAIQRRLLANLDAILDAADG from the coding sequence ATGAGCCAACCCGTGCATCCGACCATCACCCAACTCGTCGCGGCCGGAGTGCATCTGTTCGGGCGCGACGGCTTCGAGGCGACCTCGACACGGGCCATTGCCGCGAAGGCGGGCACGAACATCTCCTCCATCGCCTATCATTTTGGCGGCAAGGAGGGCTTGCGGCTCGCCTGCGCCGATGCCGTGGCAGCGTCCATCGGTCAGGTGGCGCAGGCGATCCCGGCGGAACCGGGCGCAATCGGTCGCGACCAGGCACGCCGCAGCCTGCGGCGGCTGATGCGCCGGATCGTGACCTTCCTGATGACCCCTGCCGCCGCGGATGTCGTCGGCTTCCTGCTGCGGGAACTTGCAATCCCCGATAGCCCGGTGCTCGATCGGCTTTGCGCCAGGCTGATCGAGCCGCGCCACCGCGCGCTGTGCCTGCTCTGGGGCGCGGCCACCGGCAGCGACCCGGACAGCGAGGACACGCGCCTTGCCGTATTTTCGCTGGTCGGGCAGGCCGCCTATTTTCGGCTGGCCGCGCCGCTGGTGCAGCGGCGGATGGGCTGGCCGGGCTATTCCCGGCGCGAGGCGCGGGCGATCCAGCGGCGGCTTCTCGCCAATCTCGACGCGATCCTGGACGCCGCCGATGGCTGA
- a CDS encoding HlyD family secretion protein: protein MADFLCALPLLSALLLRCAPPPPLATGHVEGEYIQVAPLVTARVSEVVVRRGDRVAAGQLLAQAETADASAAVDAAEARLKQAESELADLTHGSRPEELAALEAALAAAQATAARAAQDAEREDRLQARGVSSASQSAALRAAADVARAGVAEAGARLEAARLPARADRIEAASGAVAEARAARDTSLWQLDQRSLRAEGAGVVSDIIRNAGEIAGPSAPVLSYLPDGAVTLRVFLPESALSSITVGTRLTVECDGCAPLTARVTWIAEQAEFTPPVIYSREMRQKLVYMVEALPEPADALKPGQIVEVRLAP from the coding sequence ATGGCTGACTTCCTCTGCGCACTGCCGCTGCTTTCGGCCTTGCTGCTCCGCTGCGCCCCTCCGCCGCCGCTCGCCACGGGCCATGTCGAGGGGGAATATATCCAGGTCGCGCCGCTGGTGACGGCCCGGGTCAGCGAGGTCGTCGTCCGCCGTGGCGACCGAGTCGCTGCCGGACAGCTTCTGGCGCAGGCCGAGACGGCGGATGCGAGCGCCGCCGTCGATGCGGCCGAGGCGCGGTTGAAGCAGGCGGAATCCGAGCTTGCCGACCTGACCCACGGCAGCCGGCCCGAGGAGCTTGCCGCGTTGGAGGCCGCGCTCGCGGCGGCGCAGGCGACTGCCGCCCGCGCCGCCCAGGATGCCGAGCGCGAGGATCGACTGCAGGCGCGCGGCGTGTCCTCCGCCTCGCAGAGCGCGGCCCTGCGCGCTGCCGCCGATGTCGCCCGGGCGGGCGTCGCCGAGGCCGGGGCCCGGCTGGAGGCCGCGCGCCTGCCTGCCCGTGCCGATCGCATCGAGGCCGCCAGCGGGGCGGTCGCCGAGGCCCGCGCCGCGCGTGACACCAGCCTTTGGCAACTTGACCAGCGCAGCCTGCGGGCCGAGGGCGCAGGCGTAGTCTCGGACATCATCCGCAACGCGGGCGAGATTGCCGGCCCCTCTGCGCCGGTCCTTTCCTATCTGCCCGACGGCGCCGTCACGCTGCGGGTGTTCCTGCCGGAATCCGCGCTGTCCTCCATCACGGTCGGCACGCGGCTGACGGTCGAGTGTGACGGCTGTGCGCCGCTGACCGCCCGCGTCACGTGGATCGCGGAACAGGCCGAGTTCACCCCGCCTGTCATCTATTCCCGCGAGATGCGGCAAAAGCTCGTCTACATGGTCGAGGCCCTGCCCGAGCCGGCCGACGCCCTGAAGCCCGGCCAGATCGTCGAGGTGCGGCTGGCGCCATGA
- a CDS encoding ABC transporter ATP-binding protein, whose protein sequence is MKPQAPDTPVIAVEGLTKSFGRRRVVDGVGLTVGAGEIAGFLGPNGSGKTTCIRMICGLLTPDAGRGTVLGLDLMRGQRAIRLQVGYMTQRFSLYEDLSIRQNLAFVAGLYHLPRQAVADTLEDLGLSSRRHQLAGSLSGGWKQRLALAACLMHRPKLLLLDEPTAGVDPKARRAFWDEIHDRAGRGMTVLVSTHYMDEAERCNRIHYIAHGRLVTNGTVDEVIAAAGLVTRSVETNHPAALAQELRRAPGVAQVEPFGALLHVTGLDAAALDAAIAAAGAKGTPVETSLEDVFIRLMEQAEDKMR, encoded by the coding sequence ATGAAACCGCAGGCTCCCGACACCCCGGTCATCGCCGTCGAAGGGCTGACGAAGTCCTTTGGCCGCCGCCGGGTCGTGGACGGCGTCGGCCTGACCGTCGGGGCGGGCGAGATCGCGGGGTTCCTGGGGCCGAACGGATCGGGCAAGACCACCTGCATCCGCATGATATGCGGGTTGCTGACGCCCGATGCGGGCCGTGGGACCGTCCTGGGGCTGGACCTCATGCGCGGGCAGCGCGCGATCCGGTTGCAGGTCGGCTACATGACCCAGAGGTTCTCGCTCTACGAGGATCTGTCGATCCGGCAGAACCTTGCCTTCGTGGCCGGGCTCTATCACCTGCCGCGGCAGGCGGTGGCCGACACGCTGGAGGACCTCGGCCTGTCCTCCCGCCGCCACCAGCTTGCGGGCTCGCTGTCGGGCGGATGGAAGCAGCGGCTTGCGCTGGCCGCCTGCCTCATGCACCGCCCGAAGCTGCTGCTGCTGGACGAGCCAACGGCGGGCGTCGATCCCAAGGCCCGCCGCGCCTTCTGGGACGAGATCCACGACCGGGCGGGCCGCGGCATGACGGTGCTCGTCTCGACCCACTACATGGACGAGGCAGAACGCTGCAACCGCATCCACTACATCGCCCATGGCCGCCTGGTCACCAACGGGACGGTCGATGAGGTGATTGCCGCAGCGGGCCTTGTCACCCGCAGCGTCGAAACCAACCATCCGGCCGCGCTGGCGCAGGAACTTCGCCGAGCGCCCGGCGTGGCGCAGGTCGAGCCCTTCGGGGCTTTGCTGCATGTCACCGGCCTGGACGCCGCGGCGCTGGATGCCGCCATCGCAGCCGCGGGCGCCAAGGGAACGCCGGTCGAGACCAGCCTTGAGGACGTCTTCATCCGGCTGATGGAGCAGGCGGAGGACAAGATGCGATGA
- a CDS encoding ABC transporter permease encodes MILSPHRVLAILRKEFIQMRRDRITFAMMLGIPIIQLLLFGFAINNDPKLLPAALVGPADDRFARAMVTALENTGYYRFVAPGITAAEAERMLTNGSVSFVVTMAPDFGADLLRGDRAQVLVEADATDPAAASGAISTLGTVAAQALTRELGAALPAGGPEILIHRRYNPEGSIRLNIVPGLLGIILQMTMVMMTAMALTREIERGTMENLLAMPATPSEIMIGKITPFLAVGGVQVTVILTAARAIFAVPFEGAPGLLLAGVFLFVLALVLLGYLISTVSRTQMQAMQLSIFVFLPSILLSGFMFPFRGMPGWARMIGEVLPVTHFLRLVRAVMLKGAGLADVRAQFLTLGAMVVVLAVLALTRFRRTLD; translated from the coding sequence ATGATCCTGTCGCCGCACCGAGTGCTTGCGATCCTGCGCAAGGAATTCATCCAGATGCGGCGGGACCGGATCACCTTCGCGATGATGCTGGGCATACCGATCATCCAGCTGCTCCTGTTCGGCTTTGCGATCAACAACGATCCCAAGCTCTTGCCCGCCGCGCTGGTCGGGCCGGCCGACGACCGCTTTGCCCGCGCCATGGTCACGGCGCTGGAGAACACCGGCTACTACCGCTTCGTCGCGCCCGGCATCACGGCGGCCGAGGCAGAACGGATGCTGACGAACGGAAGCGTGTCCTTCGTCGTCACCATGGCGCCCGATTTCGGCGCCGACCTGCTGCGGGGCGACCGGGCGCAGGTTCTCGTCGAAGCCGATGCGACCGATCCGGCTGCCGCTTCGGGTGCGATATCGACCCTCGGCACCGTTGCTGCGCAAGCGCTGACCCGCGAACTCGGCGCGGCCTTGCCTGCCGGCGGCCCCGAGATCCTCATTCACCGCCGCTACAACCCCGAAGGGTCGATCCGGCTGAACATCGTCCCCGGTCTTCTGGGCATCATCCTGCAGATGACGATGGTGATGATGACCGCGATGGCGCTGACGCGCGAGATCGAGCGCGGCACCATGGAGAACCTGCTGGCGATGCCTGCGACGCCGAGCGAGATCATGATTGGCAAGATCACCCCCTTCCTCGCCGTGGGGGGCGTGCAGGTAACGGTGATCCTGACCGCGGCACGGGCGATCTTCGCCGTTCCGTTCGAGGGCGCGCCCGGACTGCTGCTTGCCGGAGTGTTCCTGTTCGTGCTTGCCTTAGTGCTCCTGGGCTACCTGATCTCGACCGTGTCGCGAACGCAGATGCAGGCGATGCAACTGTCGATCTTCGTCTTCCTGCCCTCGATCCTGCTGTCGGGCTTCATGTTCCCCTTCCGCGGCATGCCGGGATGGGCGCGGATGATCGGCGAGGTGCTGCCGGTTACCCACTTCTTGCGGCTGGTCCGGGCAGTGATGCTGAAGGGCGCAGGGCTTGCCGATGTCCGGGCGCAGTTCCTCACGCTCGGCGCGATGGTGGTCGTGCTCGCAGTTCTCGCGCTCACGCGGTTCAGGCGGACGCTGGACTGA
- a CDS encoding nuclear transport factor 2 family protein, giving the protein MESTTTERVSASGLKQAIESRDGRRLAGFYADDAEVRVIDRNNPPSRPRLVRGRAAITTYWDDICSRAMTHAVDFAVAEGDRLAFTQSCAYPDGTRVFCIATMDVEGGKIARQTLLQAWDE; this is encoded by the coding sequence ATGGAAAGCACAACGACCGAAAGGGTCAGCGCCAGCGGTCTCAAGCAGGCGATCGAGAGCCGCGATGGCCGCCGGCTCGCCGGCTTCTACGCCGATGACGCCGAGGTCCGGGTGATCGATCGCAATAACCCGCCGAGTCGCCCTCGGCTGGTGCGTGGCCGCGCCGCCATCACGACCTACTGGGACGACATCTGCTCGCGCGCCATGACCCATGCTGTGGATTTCGCCGTGGCCGAGGGCGACCGGCTCGCCTTCACCCAGTCCTGCGCCTATCCCGACGGCACTAGGGTCTTCTGCATCGCGACGATGGACGTCGAGGGCGGGAAGATCGCGCGGCAGACGCTCCTGCAGGCATGGGATGAGTGA
- a CDS encoding carboxymuconolactone decarboxylase family protein: protein MKHLLAAAVLGLVLGTGAVAQDQATDTRGQIEAALGMVPSMFDVFPETGLAGAWGEFSALQLSKDTALDNKTKELMGLAVASQIPCSYCIYFHTAAARAHGATDEEIAEAVAMAAIVRHWSTVLNGMQVDQARFRSEVDTLMSAAAEASASASAKSN, encoded by the coding sequence ATGAAACATCTTCTTGCCGCCGCCGTTCTTGGCCTCGTGCTCGGCACAGGCGCCGTGGCCCAGGACCAGGCCACCGATACGCGCGGCCAGATCGAAGCCGCACTGGGGATGGTGCCATCGATGTTCGACGTCTTCCCCGAAACCGGGCTTGCCGGCGCATGGGGCGAGTTCTCGGCCCTCCAGCTCAGCAAGGATACCGCGCTAGACAACAAGACCAAGGAGCTGATGGGATTGGCAGTGGCATCGCAGATCCCCTGCAGCTACTGCATCTATTTTCACACCGCCGCCGCCCGCGCCCATGGCGCCACGGACGAGGAGATCGCCGAAGCCGTGGCCATGGCTGCCATCGTCCGGCACTGGAGCACGGTGCTGAACGGGATGCAGGTCGACCAGGCTCGGTTCCGGTCCGAGGTCGACACGCTCATGTCCGCGGCCGCCGAGGCCTCCGCGTCGGCCAGTGCGAAGTCGAACTAG
- a CDS encoding alpha/beta fold hydrolase encodes MKLPQTRDARSGDLRLAYQVVGQGPINLVFVPGFLSNLDVHWEDPGYAHLLRRLSGFTRLIQFEKRGTGLSDRVDPAHLPDLETRMDDVRAVMDAAGSGRAALLGASEGAPMSLLFAATHPERVRALVLYGGYACFHRWVQDAEAVEQFVAQADTSWGQGRTLRAFAPGRAGDPEFRGWWARFERLSCSPNAGIALARMNSAIDLRAILPGIRVPTLILHRRHDARASPEAASYLARHIPGAELRWLEGRDHPIWTGDTDAAVDAIEEFLTRATPSTQPERSLAALLALRITGASRRALLDGELAERAGTFDARLSDEARCFGGSVVASGPEGRLLRLDGPSRALGCARNLSALARSLGIGLGQGVHVGEVLPGEGAASGVTARIALALAGEATPGVVLVSMVAAEVAFGTGQHFVSWGEIRIDGACLSVERLVPEQHLEPARGIRGHNPDLTHLTLREREVLGLVAEGLSNHEIAERLELSAHTVKRHVTNILLKLDLPSRAAAAALLARSEAS; translated from the coding sequence ATGAAGCTCCCCCAGACGCGCGATGCCCGGAGCGGCGACCTACGGCTCGCCTATCAGGTCGTGGGCCAGGGACCGATCAACCTTGTCTTCGTGCCCGGCTTCCTTTCCAACCTCGACGTCCATTGGGAAGATCCGGGCTATGCTCATCTGCTGCGCCGGCTGTCAGGCTTCACCCGGCTGATCCAGTTCGAGAAGCGCGGCACCGGCCTGTCGGACCGGGTCGATCCCGCCCATCTTCCCGACCTCGAAACCCGCATGGACGACGTGCGCGCCGTGATGGATGCCGCCGGAAGCGGGCGGGCTGCGCTTCTGGGCGCATCGGAAGGCGCGCCCATGTCGCTGCTCTTTGCCGCCACTCATCCCGAGCGGGTGCGGGCCCTTGTGCTTTATGGCGGCTATGCGTGCTTTCACCGCTGGGTGCAGGATGCCGAGGCAGTCGAGCAGTTCGTGGCGCAGGCCGATACAAGTTGGGGTCAGGGGAGAACACTGCGAGCCTTTGCTCCCGGCCGAGCCGGGGACCCGGAATTCAGGGGATGGTGGGCCCGGTTCGAGCGACTTTCCTGCAGTCCCAACGCAGGGATCGCGCTGGCGCGCATGAACTCGGCCATTGACCTTAGGGCCATTCTGCCCGGCATTCGGGTGCCCACCCTGATCCTGCACCGCCGCCACGATGCGCGCGCGAGCCCCGAGGCCGCATCATACCTGGCGCGCCATATCCCGGGCGCTGAACTGCGGTGGCTTGAGGGGCGCGACCACCCGATCTGGACCGGAGACACGGACGCCGCGGTCGATGCAATCGAGGAGTTCCTGACCAGGGCCACCCCCTCGACTCAGCCCGAGCGGAGCCTTGCGGCACTTCTTGCGCTGCGGATAACGGGCGCGTCCCGAAGGGCGCTTCTTGACGGAGAGCTCGCAGAGCGCGCCGGCACGTTCGACGCGCGCCTTTCCGACGAGGCACGATGCTTCGGCGGCTCCGTCGTGGCCTCCGGGCCCGAAGGGCGGCTGCTGCGCCTCGACGGTCCGTCGCGGGCGCTGGGTTGTGCCCGGAACCTGTCCGCTCTCGCGCGGTCGCTGGGGATCGGGCTTGGCCAGGGTGTCCATGTCGGCGAGGTCCTGCCCGGCGAGGGCGCCGCCTCCGGCGTCACGGCGCGGATTGCCCTTGCCCTGGCGGGAGAGGCGACGCCGGGCGTCGTGCTGGTCTCGATGGTCGCGGCCGAGGTCGCCTTCGGGACGGGACAGCATTTCGTCTCGTGGGGAGAGATTCGGATCGACGGCGCCTGCCTTTCGGTCGAGCGCCTTGTGCCCGAGCAACATCTTGAGCCCGCACGCGGGATTCGGGGTCATAACCCCGATCTCACCCATCTCACCCTGCGTGAGCGCGAGGTGCTCGGGCTGGTGGCTGAGGGCCTCAGCAACCACGAGATCGCCGAACGGCTGGAGCTTTCCGCACATACCGTCAAGCGGCATGTCACGAACATCCTTCTCAAGCTGGACCTCCCCTCGCGCGCTGCCGCTGCCGCGCTGCTGGCCCGCAGCGAAGCCTCCTGA